ATCCACTATTCAAGATGGTCGCGTCAGAACTGTTAGCCTCTGTATTAGCCCTGAGCGTACAGAAGCGCGTTATGACAAGATCCATTTATTTGATGTACAAGTCGGTGATGCTGTTGGTGGTTATCAGGAGTCTCGTTTCTTTGAACCGGGAACAGACGTAGTAGTCACATCTACTCCTTTTGGCAATATTGGCTTAATGGTATGTTATGACTTGCGTTTTCCAGAGCTTGCTCTAACGTTAAGACAACAAGGCGCTCATATTCTTACTGCCCCTGCTGCATTTACCTACACAACTGGACAAATGCACTGGCAGCTTTTGCTACAGGCTCGAGCAATGGATAGCCAATGTTATGTTTTAGGTGCAGCACAACAGGGCTGGCATGGTGAAAAACGACAAACCTGGGGACACTCTGGGGCAA
This region of Acinetobacter sp. XS-4 genomic DNA includes:
- a CDS encoding carbon-nitrogen hydrolase family protein, whose translation is MTLVSVAQMNSQDDIENNFQVIESLIQQSKAQNASLIVFPENFVCFAAGKQRETAEQFESIQQRLEKLAHQYQIWIVAGTLPCPFRPDGSTIQDGRVRTVSLCISPERTEARYDKIHLFDVQVGDAVGGYQESRFFEPGTDVVVTSTPFGNIGLMVCYDLRFPELALTLRQQGAHILTAPAAFTYTTGQMHWQLLLQARAMDSQCYVLGAAQQGWHGEKRQTWGHSGATDSRGQILSMIENEGNGLITVPFDLTAQDLVRSSMPLMTHRKLIHY